In Mesorhizobium sp. J428, the genomic window ACCGAACCGCTCTTCCACGGTCGCGGCAAGGTGTATCACGGCCGCCTCGTCCTGCATGTCGGCGGTCAGCCAGTCGGCGCTTCCGCCGGTGGCGCGGATATCCTCCACGGCCTGTTTCAGGGTGCCCTCGGAGCGACCGGTCATGACCACCTTGCCGCCATGCGCGGCCAGCGCCTCGGCGATCGACTTGCCGATGCCGCGCCCTCCGCCGGTGACGACGCAGACGCGGCCGCCGAGATCGAACATGGTCGGCATGGCCATCTCAGCCCCTCCCGCCGGCGATGCGCCGCGCCAGCGACCAGCGGTGCACCTCCGACGGCCCGTCATAAACTCGGAAGGCGCGGACATCCCGGAAGATGCGCTCCACCACGGTGTCGCGCGTCAGCCCCAGACCGCCGAGGATTTGCACGCAGCGGTCGGCCACGCGCCAGACAGCTTCGGAGCAGATCACCTTGGCGCGCGAGCTCTCCATATTACCCTTGTGGCCCTGGTCGAGCACCCAGGCAGCGTGCCAGATGGCGAGCCGTGCGGTGTGGATGTCCATGTCGTTGTCGGCCAGCATGAAACCGATTCCCTCATGTTCGGCGAGCGTCTTACCAAAGGCTGTGCGGCGCGTCGCATAGTCGCGGGCGATGTCCTGCGCGCGCACGGCGGAGCCCAGCCAACGCATGCAATGCGTAAGGCGCGCGGGCGCGAGACGCACCTGCGCGTAGCGAAACCCTTCGCCCACCGCGCCAAGGACGTCTTCCTCCGGCACGAACAGATTGTCGAAGCGCATCACCCAGTGGCCGCCGGTGAAGGAGGAATCCATGCTGTCGAGCTGGCGCTCCAGCACAATCTCCGGCTGATCCATGTCGGCCAGGAACATGGTCGCCGCGCCCGCCCTCTCGCCGCTGGAGAGCCTGGCCATGATGATGACGAAGCGCGCGTCCTCGGCACCGGTAATCA contains:
- a CDS encoding acyl-CoA dehydrogenase family protein, with amino-acid sequence MDFAIPTDLQDLSARIGGFVRDEIIPLEKDPRWGSHGPSEDFRLELVSRARAKGLLASHVPVEFGGLGLGHFGRAIAFEAAGYSMLGPVALHCAAPDEGNMHLMAEVADQRQKERWLRPLASGESRSCFAMTEPMGAGSDPSLLQTVAEPVAGGYRISGRKWLITGAEDARFVIIMARLSSGERAGAATMFLADMDQPEIVLERQLDSMDSSFTGGHWVMRFDNLFVPEEDVLGAVGEGFRYAQVRLAPARLTHCMRWLGSAVRAQDIARDYATRRTAFGKTLAEHEGIGFMLADNDMDIHTARLAIWHAAWVLDQGHKGNMESSRAKVICSEAVWRVADRCVQILGGLGLTRDTVVERIFRDVRAFRVYDGPSEVHRWSLARRIAGGRG